One genomic window of Agrobacterium vitis includes the following:
- a CDS encoding MetQ/NlpA family lipoprotein encodes MTKIFGNTPSLSRRAGLAALMALAVAAGTGALQAHAEDKVIKVGIVSGEDEDVWRAVAQEAAKKGLTIKTVVFNDYTQPNEALERGEIDANAFQHKPYLDNQIKQHGYHITPVGYTGVWPIGLYTKKYKAVADLPKGAQIGVPNDPSNEGRALRVLQNEGLIKLKDGTGILATIADITENPKSIKIKELDAGIVGRAIDDLDAAVVNTDWALKAGLSPADRIAQEPTADNPYRNFIAVKQGKENEAWVKTLVASYQNDTVKAVFDKVYKGTGIVAY; translated from the coding sequence ATGACAAAAATATTCGGAAACACACCATCTCTGTCGCGCAGAGCGGGTCTGGCAGCTTTGATGGCGCTGGCAGTGGCCGCTGGCACCGGTGCATTGCAGGCTCACGCCGAGGATAAGGTGATCAAGGTCGGCATCGTCAGCGGCGAAGATGAAGATGTCTGGCGCGCAGTGGCGCAGGAAGCCGCCAAGAAGGGCCTGACAATCAAGACCGTGGTGTTTAACGATTACACCCAGCCGAATGAGGCCCTCGAGCGCGGTGAAATCGATGCCAATGCTTTCCAGCACAAGCCTTATCTGGACAACCAGATCAAACAGCACGGCTACCACATCACGCCGGTTGGCTATACGGGCGTCTGGCCCATCGGTCTCTACACCAAGAAATACAAGGCGGTTGCGGACCTTCCCAAGGGCGCGCAGATCGGCGTCCCCAACGACCCCTCCAACGAAGGCCGTGCGCTGCGCGTGCTGCAAAATGAAGGCTTGATCAAGTTGAAGGATGGCACAGGCATTTTGGCAACCATTGCCGATATCACTGAAAATCCGAAATCCATCAAGATCAAGGAATTGGATGCTGGCATTGTTGGCCGCGCCATTGATGACCTTGATGCCGCCGTCGTCAATACCGACTGGGCGCTGAAGGCAGGTCTTTCACCCGCCGACCGCATTGCGCAGGAGCCAACGGCTGACAACCCGTACCGCAACTTCATTGCCGTCAAACAGGGCAAGGAAAATGAGGCGTGGGTCAAGACGCTGGTGGCCTCTTACCAGAACGATACGGTCAAGGCCGTGTTTGACAAGGTCTACAAAGGCACCGGCATCGTTGCCTATTGA
- a CDS encoding amino acid ABC transporter ATP-binding protein, whose amino-acid sequence MIELSNIEKRFGEAVILNDINLRIPEGNVTALVGPSGGGKSTLLRCINLLEIPTIGTVKIGEASLTFAPGQKNGWQSIQKIRRQTGMVFQNFQLFPHQTAIENVMEGLVTVLKWPKEKARQRAIELLNKVGMAHKADVWPSTLSGGQQQRIAIARALAPSPRVLLCDEPTSALDPELAAEVVDVLSRLAGEGTTMVIATHDLRLASKIANDVVFLEAGRVVETGSAKNIFTVPQQDRTKRFISTINAAHSYDI is encoded by the coding sequence ATGATCGAGCTCTCCAATATCGAAAAGCGTTTCGGTGAGGCTGTTATCCTGAATGATATCAACCTGCGCATCCCGGAAGGAAATGTTACGGCGCTAGTCGGACCGTCCGGAGGTGGCAAAAGCACGTTGCTGCGCTGCATCAATTTGCTGGAAATCCCGACAATCGGCACCGTTAAAATCGGCGAAGCAAGTCTGACATTTGCACCCGGACAAAAAAACGGTTGGCAATCCATTCAGAAAATTCGCCGCCAGACCGGAATGGTTTTTCAAAATTTTCAATTGTTTCCGCATCAAACAGCCATCGAAAATGTGATGGAAGGCTTGGTCACCGTGCTGAAATGGCCAAAGGAAAAAGCGCGTCAGCGCGCCATTGAGCTGCTGAACAAGGTGGGCATGGCCCACAAAGCGGATGTCTGGCCATCCACTTTGTCTGGTGGCCAGCAGCAACGCATTGCCATTGCCAGAGCCTTAGCACCGTCGCCGCGTGTTTTATTGTGTGACGAGCCAACATCGGCACTGGATCCGGAACTTGCGGCAGAGGTTGTGGATGTGTTGAGCCGATTGGCCGGGGAGGGGACCACCATGGTCATTGCCACGCATGATCTCCGGCTTGCCTCAAAGATCGCCAACGATGTTGTTTTCCTTGAAGCAGGTCGCGTCGTTGAAACCGGCAGTGCGAAAAATATCTTCACGGTCCCGCAACAGGACCGCACAAAGCGTTTCATCTCCACGATCAATGCCGCACATAGCTACGACATCTAG
- a CDS encoding amino acid ABC transporter permease, giving the protein MPHWLQLMVDSLVPLLWAGLVFTIPLTILSFTFGLTLGLVTAIGRLFGAKPVAAIARFYVWVIRGTPLLVQLFVIFYGLPSIGILLDAFPAALIGFTLNIGAYSSEIIRAVISSVPKGQWEAAYSIGMSWHQAMLRTILPQAARVAVPPLSNTFISLVKDTSLAAAITVPELFQAAQRIVATTYEPLILYIEAALIYLALCSVLSTVQVRLERRFARYGGMMESNA; this is encoded by the coding sequence TTGCCGCACTGGCTTCAATTGATGGTGGATTCGCTTGTCCCTCTTCTGTGGGCAGGGTTGGTGTTTACCATTCCGCTAACGATACTTTCCTTCACGTTCGGCTTGACACTTGGGCTTGTTACGGCCATCGGCCGGCTGTTCGGAGCGAAACCGGTGGCGGCGATTGCCCGCTTTTATGTTTGGGTCATTCGTGGCACCCCTCTACTTGTCCAGCTTTTTGTAATTTTCTACGGCTTGCCAAGCATTGGTATTTTGCTGGATGCCTTTCCAGCGGCGCTGATCGGCTTCACGCTGAACATAGGGGCCTATAGTTCTGAAATCATTCGCGCTGTCATCTCCTCCGTGCCGAAGGGACAATGGGAAGCGGCCTATTCGATTGGTATGAGCTGGCATCAAGCCATGCTGCGCACGATCCTGCCGCAAGCGGCTCGTGTCGCCGTGCCGCCGCTGTCCAACACGTTCATCTCTCTGGTGAAAGATACGTCGCTCGCTGCCGCCATTACCGTGCCAGAACTGTTTCAGGCGGCTCAACGCATTGTCGCCACCACCTATGAACCACTGATCCTCTATATCGAAGCAGCATTGATCTATCTTGCCCTGTGCTCTGTGCTCTCGACAGTGCAGGTGCGGTTGGAGCGTCGCTTTGCCCGCTATGGCGGTATGATGGAGTCCAACGCATGA
- a CDS encoding amino acid ABC transporter substrate-binding protein has protein sequence MKLLKSLATVALLQAALLLPAHAGENLATIKSAGVFKIGTEGTYAPFTYHNESGKLVGFDVEIGEAIAAKLGVKAEFVEGKWDGLIAGLDAKRYDTVINQVGITETRKQKYDFSDPYIASKAVLIVRSDDNSIKDFADLKGKKSAQSLSSNFGKLAEKSGAELVGTDGFDQSIQLVLTRRADATINDSLSFLDFKKHKPDAPVKVVAQQSDADYSGVIIRKQEPELRTAINKALADIKADGTYQKISEKYFGQDVSK, from the coding sequence ATGAAACTGCTTAAATCTCTTGCCACCGTAGCATTGCTGCAGGCTGCTTTACTCTTGCCTGCCCATGCAGGTGAAAATCTCGCAACCATCAAATCGGCTGGCGTGTTCAAGATCGGTACCGAGGGCACTTATGCGCCATTCACCTATCACAATGAGAGTGGCAAGCTGGTTGGTTTTGACGTGGAAATTGGAGAAGCCATTGCCGCCAAACTTGGTGTTAAAGCCGAGTTCGTGGAAGGAAAATGGGATGGATTGATCGCCGGTCTCGATGCGAAGCGCTATGATACCGTGATCAATCAAGTGGGCATTACCGAGACGCGCAAACAGAAATATGATTTTTCGGATCCCTATATCGCCTCAAAAGCCGTTCTGATCGTCCGCAGTGATGACAATAGTATCAAGGACTTTGCTGATCTGAAGGGCAAAAAATCGGCGCAATCTCTCAGCAGCAATTTTGGAAAGCTGGCTGAAAAGTCGGGTGCGGAACTGGTTGGTACCGATGGGTTTGATCAGTCCATTCAACTCGTGCTGACGCGTCGTGCCGATGCCACGATCAATGATAGCCTGTCTTTCCTCGACTTCAAGAAGCACAAGCCAGATGCGCCGGTGAAGGTCGTCGCCCAGCAGAGCGATGCCGATTATTCCGGCGTGATCATTCGCAAGCAGGAGCCCGAATTGCGGACCGCTATCAACAAGGCGCTGGCTGACATCAAAGCCGATGGCACTTATCAGAAGATTTCTGAGAAGTATTTCGGTCAAGACGTCTCCAAATAG
- a CDS encoding ABC transporter ATP-binding protein yields the protein MLSVTHLGKTYANGAQALDNVSFDVNAGEILAIVGGSGCGKSTLLRLISGLDQPTSGGVHLRDDLITRPHPLINLIFQEPRLLPWLRVTDNIGFGIRHLDSQERKGRIAEVLETVHLNGYGNRWPKELSGGQAQRVALARALVTRPEVLLLDEPFSALDAMTRGRLQQHLLDIWQATQATMVIVTHDIDEAIALAHRVIVMKPRPGRISEEIHIDLPMRREHGMDYLVPYQQRLKSALNHSMAFA from the coding sequence ATGTTGTCTGTCACCCATCTTGGCAAGACCTATGCGAATGGTGCTCAAGCGCTGGACAACGTCAGTTTTGATGTCAATGCGGGCGAGATTCTGGCGATAGTGGGCGGTTCTGGCTGTGGCAAGAGTACATTGCTGCGGTTGATCAGCGGACTGGATCAACCGACCTCGGGTGGCGTGCACTTGCGCGATGACCTCATCACAAGGCCGCATCCGCTGATCAATTTGATTTTTCAGGAACCACGATTGCTGCCCTGGTTGCGTGTTACCGATAATATCGGCTTCGGAATCCGGCATCTGGATAGCCAAGAGCGCAAGGGCCGCATCGCAGAGGTGCTTGAGACGGTTCACCTCAATGGCTATGGCAACCGTTGGCCAAAGGAGTTGTCTGGCGGTCAGGCCCAGCGCGTCGCTCTTGCCCGCGCGCTCGTCACACGTCCTGAAGTGTTGTTGTTGGACGAGCCGTTTTCGGCTCTCGATGCCATGACAAGGGGCCGACTTCAACAGCACCTCCTCGACATTTGGCAGGCGACCCAGGCAACCATGGTGATTGTGACCCATGACATTGACGAGGCCATCGCGCTTGCCCACCGGGTCATTGTCATGAAGCCCCGGCCTGGGCGAATTTCCGAGGAAATCCACATCGATTTACCAATGCGCCGGGAGCACGGCATGGACTATCTTGTTCCTTACCAACAGAGATTGAAGAGTGCTTTGAACCATTCCATGGCATTTGCGTGA
- a CDS encoding ABC transporter permease — MVAIFETIRQDESKAVPKASFSGYRLGLYRAAASVILPLAGFVLWELAVRFGWASGRLIPAPSRILQTLWQLTITGELAHHLVASSLRVLVGFVSGAAAGTLIGALTGYFTTLRRLLDPSLQAIRAIPSIAWVPLFILWFGIFETSKIVLIATGVFFPVYLGISTALREVDRKIVEVGKIFRLSNLELVWRILFPAVLPSFVVSLRAGLGLGWMFVVAAEFMGASEGLGYLLVDGQQLGKPEQIIAAILAFAVIGKLSDALLVALTAPLLRWQDAYGGDRL; from the coding sequence ATGGTAGCGATTTTTGAAACGATCCGGCAGGATGAAAGCAAAGCCGTGCCGAAAGCCTCCTTCAGTGGCTACAGGCTAGGTCTCTACCGTGCTGCTGCAAGCGTGATATTGCCACTGGCGGGATTTGTGCTGTGGGAACTCGCTGTTCGTTTCGGTTGGGCCTCTGGTCGGCTCATTCCGGCACCTTCGCGCATCTTGCAAACGCTTTGGCAGCTTACAATCACGGGCGAGCTTGCGCACCATCTGGTGGCAAGCTCATTGCGTGTTCTGGTTGGCTTTGTTTCAGGCGCGGCTGCGGGTACGCTCATCGGCGCTCTAACGGGATATTTCACCACTCTACGACGGCTGCTGGACCCTAGCCTTCAGGCGATCAGGGCTATTCCATCCATCGCCTGGGTTCCGCTTTTCATTCTCTGGTTCGGGATTTTTGAAACATCCAAAATTGTACTGATTGCCACCGGCGTGTTTTTCCCGGTCTACCTTGGTATTTCAACGGCTTTGCGTGAGGTTGATCGCAAGATTGTTGAGGTTGGAAAGATCTTTCGGCTGTCCAATCTGGAGCTTGTCTGGCGCATCCTGTTTCCTGCGGTGCTGCCAAGCTTTGTCGTTTCGCTCAGGGCCGGGCTTGGTCTTGGCTGGATGTTTGTGGTGGCAGCCGAATTCATGGGCGCTTCGGAAGGGCTGGGCTATCTGTTGGTTGATGGGCAGCAATTGGGTAAGCCCGAACAGATCATCGCGGCAATTCTTGCCTTTGCTGTGATTGGCAAACTTTCTGATGCGCTGCTGGTGGCCCTCACGGCACCTTTGCTGCGCTGGCAGGATGCCTATGGTGGGGATCGGCTGTGA
- a CDS encoding aliphatic sulfonate ABC transporter substrate-binding protein: MGRILKRLIATACLLAFGTVSSFAADPKEITLDWATYNPVSLILKKQGLLEKEFAKDGISIRWVQSAGSNKALEFLNAGSIDFGSTAGAAALIGKINGNPIKSVYVYSKPEWTALVTRAETGITKPADLKGKSIAVTRGTDPHIFLVRALADAGLTEKDVKLVLLQHADGKLALLRGDVDAWAGLDPLMASAEVENGAVLFYRKPQDNTWGVLNTREEFAKEHPALVKRVLAVYDQARREAIAHPDALKVALEEAAKLPGPVIAKQLERTDLSSSQIGPAQRDTIFQAGVALQKAGVIGAEVDVAKAVDGLIDPQFSSGLGQ, translated from the coding sequence ATGGGGCGGATATTGAAGCGGCTAATCGCAACGGCTTGTTTACTGGCTTTTGGAACGGTGTCTTCTTTTGCGGCAGATCCCAAGGAGATTACGCTGGATTGGGCAACCTATAATCCGGTCAGTCTGATCTTGAAAAAGCAAGGTTTGCTGGAAAAGGAATTTGCCAAGGACGGCATTTCCATTCGTTGGGTGCAGTCGGCTGGCTCCAACAAAGCGCTCGAGTTTCTCAATGCCGGGTCGATCGATTTTGGCTCCACAGCGGGGGCTGCTGCCCTGATCGGCAAGATCAACGGCAATCCCATCAAATCGGTCTATGTCTACTCGAAGCCGGAATGGACCGCTCTGGTGACCCGGGCGGAAACGGGCATCACAAAGCCTGCTGACCTCAAGGGGAAATCAATTGCGGTCACGCGTGGCACCGATCCACATATCTTTCTGGTGCGCGCGCTGGCCGATGCCGGTTTGACCGAAAAAGACGTAAAGCTTGTTCTCTTGCAACACGCCGATGGAAAGCTTGCGCTGCTGCGCGGCGATGTCGATGCCTGGGCAGGCCTCGATCCATTGATGGCCTCGGCTGAGGTCGAGAACGGCGCGGTTCTTTTCTACCGCAAGCCGCAAGACAATACATGGGGCGTGTTAAACACACGGGAAGAGTTTGCCAAGGAGCATCCCGCGTTGGTCAAGCGGGTTCTGGCTGTCTACGATCAGGCACGCCGGGAGGCGATTGCCCATCCTGATGCCTTGAAAGTGGCATTGGAAGAAGCTGCCAAGCTGCCGGGACCTGTGATTGCCAAACAGCTTGAACGCACAGATCTGTCGTCATCGCAGATTGGTCCAGCCCAGCGCGACACCATTTTCCAAGCGGGTGTCGCTTTGCAAAAGGCTGGCGTCATCGGTGCCGAGGTGGATGTGGCAAAGGCTGTTGACGGGCTGATTGATCCGCAATTCAGCTCCGGTCTTGGACAATAG
- a CDS encoding LLM class flavin-dependent oxidoreductase → MALTAESAKEPDLKGPLDFENSPLSRAARQPLMLGLFLNLQDINFSSLPTSNSWTFDYNAEVVKKADALGFEIAFSRTQWLPKGGYDGEASLDSFIALGAMAAITTNILLISTIHVLYGPLHPLHLAKYGATLDHIAKGRWGINIVTGHRAIEHEMFGWQRIEHDKRYDMASELFHVLNRLWSETENFSYEGKLNPWAINNGWITPKPEFGRPPLVTATGSPAGIDFAARHSDLVFVTSPGGAHIESALETLPDHIAAIKTRAASYGRRVKTIINPIVVSRDTEAEAFAYADAIEAGKPQQGTRAFATNNYESDAHAWRGRGDPRHKQGRNLGGNIEIIGTPEQVVDQLLALHKAGIDGVQLNFYDFRDDLDYFAERILPLLKQAGLRL, encoded by the coding sequence ATGGCACTAACCGCTGAAAGCGCAAAAGAACCCGATTTGAAAGGTCCGCTGGATTTTGAAAACAGCCCCCTCAGCCGGGCAGCGCGCCAGCCGCTGATGCTGGGCCTGTTTCTCAATTTGCAGGATATCAATTTTTCCAGCCTGCCCACCAGCAACAGCTGGACTTTTGATTACAATGCCGAAGTGGTCAAAAAGGCCGATGCGCTGGGCTTTGAAATTGCCTTCAGCCGCACCCAATGGCTGCCCAAGGGCGGCTATGACGGTGAGGCATCGCTGGATAGTTTTATTGCGCTTGGGGCCATGGCTGCCATCACCACCAATATCCTGCTGATCTCCACCATCCATGTGCTCTATGGGCCGCTGCACCCGCTGCATCTGGCCAAATATGGCGCAACGCTGGACCACATTGCGAAGGGGCGCTGGGGCATCAATATCGTCACCGGCCACCGCGCCATTGAGCATGAAATGTTCGGCTGGCAGCGCATCGAGCATGACAAGCGTTATGATATGGCATCTGAGCTGTTCCATGTGCTCAACCGGCTGTGGAGCGAGACCGAAAACTTCTCCTATGAAGGCAAGCTCAACCCATGGGCCATCAACAATGGCTGGATCACCCCGAAGCCTGAATTTGGCAGACCACCGCTGGTCACCGCCACCGGCTCGCCCGCCGGGATCGATTTTGCCGCGCGCCATTCCGATCTTGTCTTCGTGACCTCGCCGGGAGGTGCGCATATTGAGAGTGCGCTGGAAACCCTGCCCGACCATATCGCCGCCATCAAAACCCGCGCCGCCTCCTATGGTCGCCGTGTCAAAACCATCATCAACCCGATTGTGGTGAGCCGCGACACCGAGGCGGAAGCCTTCGCCTATGCCGATGCCATTGAGGCGGGCAAGCCACAGCAGGGCACCCGCGCCTTTGCCACCAACAATTACGAGAGCGATGCTCATGCCTGGCGTGGCCGTGGTGATCCACGTCACAAGCAAGGCCGCAATCTGGGTGGCAATATTGAAATCATTGGCACACCGGAACAGGTGGTGGATCAATTGCTGGCCCTGCACAAGGCCGGAATCGATGGCGTTCAGCTGAATTTCTACGATTTCCGCGACGATCTCGATTATTTCGCCGAGCGCATTTTGCCACTGTTGAAGCAAGCGGGCCTTCGGCTCTGA
- a CDS encoding M20 aminoacylase family protein, translated as MTSSTDTLPSPQVIDRIASYVPELTAIRHDIHQHPEIGFEEVRTSGIVAEKLTSWGIEVHRGYGKTGVVGRLRGKHAGNRSIGLRADMDALPMPEETGLPFASVYPGKFHGCGHDVHTTILLGAARYLAETRDFAGTVTFIFQPAEEGLGGARAMIADGLFKDFPVDEIYGLHNSSYSPPNHLKVSPGTILAGADFFDITLRGKGAHAAHPDVGRDPIPAIGELIQALQTIVSRNVPPTDPAVLSITRIEGGSAYNVIPETASIAGTVRAFSDQVRETIRTRITEISNHIAAAHGLTATVDIRDIFSVLTNDDAAVEAVASVAREVLGDTRVSTQPYRAMGSEDFADLLKHAPGAFFTLGHSGTVPAHNPGFIVDDAILPVGATLFSRLVESRLKAA; from the coding sequence GTGACCTCCTCTACAGACACACTACCGTCCCCGCAAGTTATTGATCGCATTGCCAGCTACGTGCCAGAGCTGACAGCCATTCGGCACGACATTCACCAGCACCCGGAAATCGGGTTCGAAGAGGTCCGAACGTCAGGCATTGTCGCCGAAAAGCTCACCTCATGGGGCATTGAGGTGCATCGCGGCTATGGCAAAACCGGGGTTGTCGGACGCCTGCGCGGCAAACACGCTGGCAATCGTTCCATCGGGCTTCGGGCTGATATGGATGCCCTGCCGATGCCGGAGGAAACCGGCCTGCCGTTTGCCTCTGTCTATCCCGGCAAATTCCATGGCTGCGGCCATGATGTGCACACCACCATCTTGCTGGGCGCTGCCCGCTATCTGGCAGAAACCCGCGATTTTGCAGGCACTGTCACCTTTATTTTCCAGCCAGCCGAGGAAGGACTTGGCGGCGCAAGGGCGATGATTGCTGATGGCTTGTTCAAGGATTTTCCGGTTGATGAAATCTATGGGCTGCACAATTCATCCTATTCTCCGCCCAACCATTTGAAGGTGTCGCCGGGCACCATTCTGGCCGGGGCCGATTTCTTCGACATCACCTTGCGCGGCAAGGGTGCACACGCCGCCCATCCCGATGTGGGGCGCGACCCCATCCCGGCGATTGGTGAGTTGATTCAGGCCCTGCAGACCATTGTTAGCCGCAATGTTCCTCCCACTGATCCTGCCGTGTTGTCTATCACCCGGATTGAAGGCGGATCGGCCTATAATGTTATTCCCGAAACCGCCTCAATTGCCGGAACGGTGCGGGCCTTTTCCGATCAGGTGCGCGAAACCATTCGCACCCGCATCACCGAGATTTCCAACCACATCGCGGCAGCCCACGGGCTGACGGCCACAGTTGATATTCGCGACATTTTCTCCGTGCTGACCAATGACGATGCAGCCGTTGAGGCTGTGGCCTCGGTTGCCCGCGAGGTGCTGGGGGATACGCGGGTCTCCACCCAACCCTATCGCGCGATGGGCAGTGAGGATTTCGCCGACTTGCTCAAACACGCCCCCGGCGCATTTTTTACCCTCGGCCACAGCGGCACAGTGCCCGCGCATAATCCCGGTTTCATCGTCGATGATGCCATTCTTCCTGTCGGCGCAACCCTGTTTTCCCGCTTGGTGGAAAGCAGGCTGAAGGCCGCCTGA
- a CDS encoding ABC transporter substrate-binding protein: protein MSLTRRKALLLGAALGGSTLLPSFGFAADTPKKGGIATFVAAGEPTTLVPLSDTNTRTRAISTKILEGLVRFDSTFKPHPVLAESWELSADGLRFTFRLRKGVKWHDGKDFTSADVRFSLLAFKKVGPRGRVTFANVSDVETPDPLTAVVVLAKPAPYLLRALTGGETPILPAHAYPTDNYAESPNGNAPVGTGPFVFEEWKRGSYVKLKRNPNYWQAGLPHLDGFVARFVGDGAAASIALETGEADYSTDVSFSDIERLKQSPTLTVDTYTDAYLNNAQVFEFNLENPILAKAEVRHALAHAIDRNFINDAIFYGTAKPAFSNIPAVFKDYNDEAPFQYEFDLKKANALLDKAGHPKDANGTRFSLRLTYSPGDSFKKTAEYFRSTFGKLGVKIEIVDGDLATFIKRVYTERGFDINLNGISRLFDPTAGVQRLYWSDGIKNIAPYVNAAHYNNPKVDDLFRAAAIEVDEKKRAEEFKEIQKITGADLPNFSVIALPTVIARNKRIQNLVTTIDVAYSDLAEAWKDS from the coding sequence ATCTCCCTGACACGACGCAAGGCCCTGCTGCTCGGGGCCGCCCTTGGCGGCTCAACCCTGTTGCCATCCTTTGGCTTTGCAGCTGACACCCCGAAAAAAGGCGGCATTGCCACCTTTGTAGCGGCAGGAGAGCCAACAACGCTGGTGCCGCTGTCTGACACCAACACCAGAACCCGCGCCATTTCCACCAAGATCCTCGAAGGTTTGGTGCGGTTTGATAGCACGTTCAAGCCCCACCCGGTTCTGGCTGAATCCTGGGAGCTGTCAGCTGATGGGTTGCGCTTCACCTTCCGCCTGCGCAAGGGCGTGAAATGGCATGATGGCAAGGATTTCACCTCAGCCGACGTGCGGTTTTCGCTGCTGGCCTTCAAGAAAGTTGGTCCGCGTGGCCGAGTGACCTTCGCCAATGTATCGGATGTCGAAACGCCGGACCCGTTGACCGCCGTTGTGGTGCTGGCCAAACCAGCGCCGTATCTGCTGCGCGCCTTGACCGGCGGTGAAACACCTATTCTGCCCGCCCACGCCTACCCGACTGACAATTATGCAGAGAGCCCGAACGGCAATGCGCCAGTTGGCACCGGCCCGTTCGTGTTTGAAGAATGGAAGCGCGGCAGCTATGTAAAACTCAAGCGCAACCCGAATTACTGGCAAGCGGGCCTGCCGCATCTGGATGGTTTCGTGGCCCGTTTTGTTGGCGATGGCGCTGCCGCCTCGATTGCGCTTGAGACTGGCGAGGCCGATTACAGCACCGACGTGTCCTTCAGCGATATTGAGCGGCTGAAGCAGAGCCCAACGCTGACTGTGGATACCTATACCGACGCCTATCTCAACAATGCGCAGGTGTTCGAGTTCAATCTCGAAAACCCAATCCTTGCCAAAGCCGAGGTTCGCCACGCGCTGGCCCATGCCATTGATCGCAACTTCATCAATGATGCGATTTTCTACGGCACGGCGAAACCGGCCTTTTCCAACATTCCGGCGGTGTTCAAAGACTATAACGACGAAGCGCCATTCCAATACGAGTTCGACCTCAAGAAAGCCAATGCGCTACTGGACAAGGCCGGACATCCGAAGGATGCCAATGGCACCCGTTTCTCTTTGCGGCTCACCTATAGTCCCGGCGATAGCTTCAAGAAAACCGCTGAATATTTCCGCTCCACCTTTGGCAAGCTGGGCGTGAAAATTGAGATTGTTGATGGCGATCTCGCCACCTTTATCAAGCGCGTTTACACCGAGCGCGGTTTTGACATCAACCTCAACGGTATCAGCCGATTGTTTGACCCCACGGCGGGCGTGCAGCGCCTCTACTGGTCGGATGGCATCAAAAATATAGCACCCTATGTCAATGCCGCCCATTATAACAATCCGAAGGTGGATGACCTGTTCCGCGCCGCTGCCATTGAAGTGGATGAGAAAAAGCGCGCCGAGGAGTTCAAGGAAATCCAGAAAATCACCGGTGCGGACCTACCGAATTTCTCGGTCATTGCCCTTCCCACGGTGATTGCCCGCAACAAGCGCATCCAAAATCTGGTGACCACCATCGACGTGGCCTACAGCGACCTCGCAGAAGCCTGGAAGGACAGTTGA
- a CDS encoding DUF3088 domain-containing protein → MAQDTLFLLSPGFEDAKYPGTRFVCPSCNQIEGLLRSFPDLAAKLTIHRVDFPRPRQEVIAEVGEDHQGLPLLVFGENPPEDAASRGDTRFIQDTKRILALLAERHGFPQLH, encoded by the coding sequence ATGGCTCAAGATACACTTTTCCTGCTCTCCCCCGGCTTTGAAGATGCCAAATACCCCGGCACCCGCTTTGTCTGCCCATCTTGCAACCAGATTGAGGGATTGCTGCGCAGCTTCCCCGATCTGGCGGCGAAACTGACCATTCACCGGGTGGATTTTCCACGTCCACGCCAAGAGGTCATCGCAGAGGTCGGCGAGGACCATCAGGGCCTGCCGCTGCTGGTGTTTGGTGAAAACCCGCCGGAGGATGCGGCCAGCCGTGGCGATACCCGTTTCATTCAGGATACAAAGCGCATTCTGGCGCTGTTGGCCGAGCGCCATGGCTTTCCACAGTTGCACTGA